From the genome of Tsukamurella pulmonis:
GCTGGGGCGACGGTGCGGTGGTCACCCCGCGCGCGACGAGATCGCCGAGCACCGCGCCCGCGTCGACCGACGCGAGCTGATCCGGATCACCCACGAGGATCAGCCGCGCCTCGGGCCGCAGTGCTTCCAACAGCCGGCACATGATGGTCAGCGAGACCATCGAGGTCTCGTCGACGACGACCACGTCGTAGGGCAGGTGGTTGCCGGTGTCGTGCCGGAACCGGCTGGCGTTGCCCGGCTTGAAGCCCAGCATGCGGTGAATGGTCTGCGCGGGGATCTCCCGCGGAAGGCCCAGCGCCGCGCCCTGGGTCCGGACCTCGCCCGCGAGCTGCGCCGCCGCGCGGCCGGTGGGCGCGGCCAGTCCGACGCGCAGGTCGGGACCGTGCTGGTCGAAGAGCAGCGCCAGGATCCGGGCCACCGTGTAGGTCTTTCCCGTGCCCGGCCCGCCGGCGAGCACCGTCGTCTGGCCGAGCACCGACGCCGCGGCCGCGAGCCGCTGCCGGTCCGGCCCGGGCTCGGGGAACCGGTCGAGCAGGCCCTGGCGCAGCCGCGCGGCGTCCACGCCGGGCGCGGCACCGGCACGGGCGTCCAGGATGTCGCGGACCGTCTCCTCCTGCCGGTGGTAGCGGTCCAGATAGAGCAGCTCGTCGCCGACCAGCCGCAGCGGGCGCAGCGGGCCCGACGCGGCGCCCACCACGAGCGGGCTGCGGCGCAGGCCCGCCAGAACGGCGTCGTGCTCGGGCCACGGCAGCGCGGCCACGTCGATCTCGGCCTCCCCGTCGACCGCGACGTCGCGCAGCCGGGACAGTTCGAGGCACACCGAGCCGAGCCGCACGGCGCGGGTGGCGAGCGCCGTCGCGAGCAGCACCGCCTCGTCGGACTCGCCGCCCAGCCGGCCCACCGTGGCCGCGACGTGCACATCGGCGGGACCGAGCACGCCCGCCTCGGCGAAGGTCTCGAGCAGGGTCTTCTCGGGGCTGCTCACGCGCCACCTCCCGCCAGCGCCTCGGACACCGCCACGACCAGTGCCGCCGGTGGGTGCCATTCGAAGACGCCCGCGCCGGGCGGGCTGTCCGGGCCGATCATCGCGCGCACGAAGTGGTACTGCACCACGCCGAGGTGCGTGGCCGGCGCGTACCCGGGCACGCGCCAGGACAGGAATCGGTGCAGCGCCACCGAGTACAGCAGCGCCTGCAGCACGTAGTGCGAGGAGATCATCTCCCGCGCCATCGCCTCGGCCGTGTAGTCGGCGGTCGTGAGATCGCCCCGGGCGAGCCGGTTCGTCTTGTAGTCGACCACCGTGAACCGCGGGCCGTCGGGGGTCGCGATCCGTAGCACGGAGTCGATGCTGCCGGTGAGGTAGCCGCGCAGCGCGGCACCCGGTACCTCGCGCAGCCGCTCCGCGTACGGCGCGAGCGGATCGTCGGCCGGGAGGTGCTCGTCGAGCAGGTCGGCGATCGCGGCGAGGGTCGCGGCGCGGGTGCCCTCGTCCTCCGCCAGGGGCAGCTCGAAGTCCAGCTCGGCGAGGTGGTCGGCCGGCGCGATCCCGGCGAGGGTCAGATGGGCGAGCGGGCCGGTGCCGAGCGGTGTGTGCAGCACCGCGACGAGCGCGGCGGCCACCTCCGCCGGATCGTCGGGGGTGGCACCGTACTCGGCGGCCTCGCGGCAGCGTTCGAGCACCTCCGCGGCGAGATCCGGTGCGCCCGTGTCGACGTGCTCGAGGATCTCGTGCACCAGGGTGCCGAAGACCGCGCCGCCCGACAGCCCGTTCATCAGCGACGACGGTGCGCCGTCCGCCGCGGCCGGCGCGGTCATCGGCTCCTCGTCCGGCTCGTCGTCGGTGATCGGTTCCTCCGGCTCGCTGCCGGGGTCGGGGGTGACCTCGGCCGGGCCGTGGGCCGCGTCGGCGACGAGCGCGGAGTAGCTGGTGCGCCGCCAGGTGGGGTCGATGCGGCGGTGGGCTCGGCCCAGTTCGAGTGCCGGATAGGTGCGGTCCTGCGGCCGCCACTGCTCCGGCGTGGCCTCGGCGAGGCCGACGTGCTCGATCGACACCGAGGCCTCGATCGGCGCGGCCCACTCCTGCAGTCTCGGTGCGACATCGGCGTCCCGCGGGATCGGCGCGCGGTCGGCGGGGATGCGTCCTCCCCCGACCTCGGAGAACAGCAGTCTGTGCAGCGGCGAGCTGCGCGTGGTGGTGCCGGGCGCCCACCACAGCACCAGCCGCGACTGGGCGCGGGTGGCACCGACGTAGAACAGGCGCAGCTCCTCGCCCGCCGCCTCCTTCTGCGAGAGCGCGTACCGCTCGGCGTAGCCCGGCGCGTACTCGCCGCCCACGTCGATCAGCCGCTCTCCCTGCTCGTCGTGGAAGACGAAGGTCTTCTTGCCGCCGAAGGAGCCGTCGTCCCATCCGAACGGGAGGTAGACGACGGGGAACTGCAGCCCCTTGCTGGCGTGCACCGTCATCAGCTGGACCGCGGCGGTGTCGGTCGCGAGCCGGCGCGCGGGATCGGCGGTGCCGCCGAGGCCGGGATCGGCGATGCGGTCGGCGAGCCAGCGCGTGGCGGCGGCCAGGCCCAGCCCCAGGGTGACGGTGGCGTGCTGCACGAGCTCGGCGACGTGCCGCAGGTCGGTGAGCACCCGCTCCCCACCGACGCGCCCGAGGAGCCGCTCGTCGAACCGGGACCGGGTGGCGAGGGCGTCGAACATCGCCGCGAAGCCCGCACGCGCGAAGATCCCCGCCAGCGTGCGCAGCCGGCCGCTGATCGCGGAGACCAGTTCGTCACCGCGCTCGTCCAGGTCGCGGGCGGTGAACTCGAAGAGCGGGGTGAGCGCGGCGAGCCGGGCGCGGTCGCTGCGGCCCGGGTTCTCCAGAGCCTGCAGCACGCGCAGCCAATCGACCGCGGCGGCGGTGCTGAACACGCTCGCGCCGCCCGCCGCGACGGCCGGCACCCCGTGCTCCTGGAGCAGCGACTGCAGCTCCGCGACGTGGGCGTTCTTGCGGACCAGGACGGCGATGTCGCCGGGACGCAACGCCCGCCGCTCGCCGCTCGCCGTCTCCAGTTGCTCGCCCGAGAGCAGGGTGCGGGTGATGTCGGCCGCCGTGTCGCGCAGCACCGCGGGCCGCACGTTGCGCACGTAGGGCGTCCCCGACTGGGTCTTGGGACCGAGCCCGTTCGAACCGAGATGCCGTAGCCGCAGCGGCGCA
Proteins encoded in this window:
- a CDS encoding UvrD-helicase domain-containing protein; translated protein: MSARESVLGAVPFELTGPLPAGPTTTVLEASAGTGKTYAIVGLLARYVAEGVAELGEMLLITFSRAATQELRERARARLLSVERALRDPAAAAASDDELIRHLAAGEADEVAARHRRLVTALSDFDAATITTTHGFCQRMLDALGLAGDLEPGAVFVEDVDDLVQEVAEDVYLGMFAGRERAPFPLADALIYARTVVANPRAAITPAEAEPGSETELRVEYARAVRREVDRRKRMGRLRDYDDLQGLLRDALTDPQHGRSARSRLQALYSVVLVDEFQDTDPVQWDILHAAFHGTCTLVLVGDPKQAIYAFRGAEVYSYLSAATTADRHQALTVNHRSDAPLVDALQHLYGDVALGDPLIVAGPVEAHRRTSRLSDGAPLRLRHLGSNGLGPKTQSGTPYVRNVRPAVLRDTAADITRTLLSGEQLETASGERRALRPGDIAVLVRKNAHVAELQSLLQEHGVPAVAAGGASVFSTAAAVDWLRVLQALENPGRSDRARLAALTPLFEFTARDLDERGDELVSAISGRLRTLAGIFARAGFAAMFDALATRSRFDERLLGRVGGERVLTDLRHVAELVQHATVTLGLGLAAATRWLADRIADPGLGGTADPARRLATDTAAVQLMTVHASKGLQFPVVYLPFGWDDGSFGGKKTFVFHDEQGERLIDVGGEYAPGYAERYALSQKEAAGEELRLFYVGATRAQSRLVLWWAPGTTTRSSPLHRLLFSEVGGGRIPADRAPIPRDADVAPRLQEWAAPIEASVSIEHVGLAEATPEQWRPQDRTYPALELGRAHRRIDPTWRRTSYSALVADAAHGPAEVTPDPGSEPEEPITDDEPDEEPMTAPAAADGAPSSLMNGLSGGAVFGTLVHEILEHVDTGAPDLAAEVLERCREAAEYGATPDDPAEVAAALVAVLHTPLGTGPLAHLTLAGIAPADHLAELDFELPLAEDEGTRAATLAAIADLLDEHLPADDPLAPYAERLREVPGAALRGYLTGSIDSVLRIATPDGPRFTVVDYKTNRLARGDLTTADYTAEAMAREMISSHYVLQALLYSVALHRFLSWRVPGYAPATHLGVVQYHFVRAMIGPDSPPGAGVFEWHPPAALVVAVSEALAGGGA
- the recD gene encoding exodeoxyribonuclease V subunit alpha, which encodes MAPTGGTGRGGVRGAGGRWRVSSPEKTLLETFAEAGVLGPADVHVAATVGRLGGESDEAVLLATALATRAVRLGSVCLELSRLRDVAVDGEAEIDVAALPWPEHDAVLAGLRRSPLVVGAASGPLRPLRLVGDELLYLDRYHRQEETVRDILDARAGAAPGVDAARLRQGLLDRFPEPGPDRQRLAAAASVLGQTTVLAGGPGTGKTYTVARILALLFDQHGPDLRVGLAAPTGRAAAQLAGEVRTQGAALGLPREIPAQTIHRMLGFKPGNASRFRHDTGNHLPYDVVVVDETSMVSLTIMCRLLEALRPEARLILVGDPDQLASVDAGAVLGDLVARGVTTAPSPQLEALLADEAERAGENEEPLQAGELADAARGVVRLRRGRRFAGALGELADAVRRGDADRVVELARAGGDGAIEWCEPDDLAGLRADVERASAVTVGAAQRGLAADAATGVQQHRVLCAHSEGPSGVTRWAQLAEEWAGVRGGGFGWYAGQPLLVTANDYDTKVYNGDVGVVIAHEGDPADLRAAFARGGDVALLYPNQLVAVRTVYAMTIHRSQGSQYEAVSVVIPPADSRLLTRELLYTAITRARQRVRLVGGEEALRAGVERQVLRASGLRGDAGV